A genomic segment from Acidobacteriota bacterium encodes:
- a CDS encoding Hpt domain-containing protein, translated as MTAADIEDELRQLRSEYRQSLGETILTIEKHARGLSNAARVKTSFPVLLYLTHQIKGTAGTLGFPEVSEIARDLARNLEDFLSPQTPTVSREEISETAIEAVEKLKAAISA; from the coding sequence ATGACGGCCGCAGATATCGAAGATGAGCTGCGCCAGCTTCGGAGCGAATATCGCCAGAGTCTCGGGGAAACGATTCTGACGATCGAGAAGCATGCGCGCGGTCTCTCCAATGCCGCCAGGGTCAAGACCTCCTTCCCGGTTCTTCTCTATCTGACCCATCAGATCAAGGGAACCGCAGGGACGCTGGGGTTTCCCGAGGTCTCGGAAATCGCGCGCGATCTCGCCAGGAATCTGGAGGACTTCCTCAGCCCGCAAACGCCGACGGTATCGCGTGAAGAGATTTCGGAGACGGCAATCGAAGCCGTCGAGAAGCTGAAGGCGGCGATTTCCGCCTGA